The nucleotide window AGCTGAGTCTGACATCTTCAAATACTTCTTTGTAAAGATGGCAAGAAAGGCAGCTGTAAAGGAGAGGCTGTACTGTGAGGTTTTTGTAAAGGCAGCATCCAAACTAGCTCCATTTCAAATTCAGGGTTACAATCCTTTTAAAGCAGCTGTTCAGAGAAACTTTCAGAATAAAATCATCATTCTTTTATGtctacttttttccctttgctacGCTTCATAACTCATACTGCAACAACATAGTCCCTATAATTCAGCCTTGTAAATAAGGCCAGCATTCTGCATAGCTCCTACTTTAAACCATATCTATCCCAAATGAAGTATATTTCCTCAGTAGTTGCAGTGTCAACTGATTAGTGTAATGCTTcagctttttttcattttcaagacagaaaaccAGTTCTGTCCAGTAATTTGATGGTTGCTGCAATTAATAATTGCAGTAATTAAAGTAGCATTATCAATTCTATCCCTAATATCTTATACATTTCTAACAGTAACTTTCACACTGCTTTAGAAATTCAGCTACAGTGAcaggagaataaaaaaacccagggGATCAGATTCTCTCCCACTGTTACAGCTACTCTATACCATTCCTGGAGCAAGCAGATTCCTCTAAGCAATCCTTCAGGCAACACTACTGTGATAAGCTATTCACGCCATTTCTACTGACTGTAATAATTGCAGCAAAATATCAAAATACAAGCCTATATGTTAATTATTCCTCTTTACAAAAAAGAAGACATTCACAACTTGTTTCATCTAGAAGTGGACACAATATTATTAAGTTGCGAATACAAACTCAAAACAGtaccaaacagaaaaattttGCCATTCAAATTATAGCACCTACCAACAGACTGAACAAGTCCCTACTCACCTTTAAGTTTTGCTTGCAAGCAATTAATTACTGAAGTCAGTTCTCAATCTGTGCTGTTAATGAGTCTTAGAGTACCAGCTAGATCAATATTGTCTTgataaatttccattttcatttgaCTAAAGCTAGGATACCATTTGTGTCCTAAGAACTACAAAGCCAAGCATGAAATAGTTTTACTCTTTAAACTGGCCTCGAAAGAACTTGCACTACGCTCAGCCACAGACAGAAGGAGCACAGATGAACTCATGTGTTAAAGTTTTTCAGATGATTTTATGACAGAGAAACCATACTCTTGTGTTTGCCACCATGGTAACGGGCACAAATGCATTTCTCTTGCAGGTGAACAGAAATCTGTTCTCCCAGAATCAATGGTGAATGCTGTtctaattaataaaaaagttaGAAGATCAAAGTCATTTACAGGAGATGTTCCTGTCAAGGAAGTCACAATGGAGACAACCAACGGTGCCAACTTAGAAGACGACTTGCTATGGCACATCCACCTGGGAACCCACCGCTTGGGGCAAGCCCCTGCACAAGATGTTTCCTGGGATCTTTCCCAGTGCAAGAACAGGCCATGGAGTTTCAACAACCAGAGActgatttcaaaggaaaatggcACACCCCAGACCAAGCAATTAGGAGGAGAAAGTGAATTATCTGCGCTCAGTCAACTGGGAAGCTCAAGCATGTTGAACAGTTCCAGCAAAGAGAACGGCTGCAGCATTTCAAGCTCCTGCCAAAAGCCTCCTCTGAAATCACCCACTTCAGCAGTTTGGACACATCAGCATATTTCTTCTACAAAATGCATGCCAGTCTGCAACAAACTGAACTTTTACCCTTTCCCTAATAAGAAAGGGCCCAGAATTTCTGAAGCAGCAAGGAAGCTTGGATTATATGTCTCACCATGAAGACATTGAGTAACACCTAAAACTTAGTCAAAAACTTgactaaaatttaaaatagcaaaGTAGTCTTTCTAGTTACATAGATCAAACTGCTGTGGATCTACTACTTTTATTAGCCAAGGAAGATCTTACTATGTAATCTTTAGTATCTTTATAAGCTTTAACATATGATTTCATCATTTACTTTCAAGACATTCAAGATGCtgaggtatttttaaaattaattaataaaaccTCTACTCACTTCTATTGTTATGATGGGACTtagtaaatacaatttttttgcatataaaaattttataataaaatattgttcCCATCTATCCCCAGTATTTCACTAGAAAACTAATGAGCCCTCCCCTCCTGCAAGATCTTTAGAGGAAGACCCTCCTTGCCGGTGCTTTTCAATAACAAAGACAGGAGTGACATATCACCCACTTCTGGCTGCAAGTGTTCAGACAGGCCTCCTCAAACAGGTTTCAAAGAAATTGGATACATGAAATGTCTCCCCATTTGATAATGGGTAGGCATGAGACATCATAGgtaccatttttttctttcacagtagTTCAGTATTTAAAGAATGATTAGAAACAacgaaaaaaaaagataaaacacagatattttttctttcacagtagTTCAGTATTTAAAGAATGATTAGAAACAAcgaaaaaaaagataaaacacagATATGCACAATAGGTATGGGTATAACAGGGAAACGATTAGTCCACATGAAACATGAAATTGCCTGGAAGGAAATACTTCAAAAACTTTATTGTCCTTTGATTGAATTAGTTATCTTAATTAAACATGGACCTTGAAAACCTTGGTTTTAAACTTCATGCAGTTTCATGCATGGACTAAGTAACTAACTTCTCTGTAAACACTTTCATAAAAACACTTTGTCCTTTCTTCAGGCTTCTCTAGAATATTACTGTGCTTGGTACTGACTGAAACTTAtttagaaaacacattttgccTTTGGATAAGTCTTTCAATTTAATTTCCAAGGACATTATGGAAGAGCAATTTCAGTAAATCTTCATTTATACATGGAGTAGTTTTAGTTAAGAGGATGGTTGCTGTACTCACATTTCAAGAGACTGGAATATTACACATGCACAATTGTCTAATGAGAAAatcatgggtttttttcttaaagcagcTGTGGTGAAAATGAAATGggcaaatgagaaaaaatttaaaactttaaataCTACAAAGTTCCAGTTCTCAAGAGCATCTGATCTTCAAAACCCTTCTCTGTTAACTTCTTCATGTTTGGTGATCATGGAGCGGGAATTTTCATCATTATTACCATAGCTTTAGTTGAGTTTCAAGCACTGAACTCAAGACTGCCATAAAAGCAAGTTTACCCTGAGTTTATGAGTAGGAAAAATTGACTGATTTATGCACATGGTGGGGCCTGGAATCCTGAAGTTCTTGTTCAGTGTCTTGTTCAGTGTCTTGTTCACAAGCCATGGATCCCTGTGAGGTTCCCATTTCCAAAGCTGGAAATGGAACCCTCCCATAGTCTGCACGACTTTCTAAGGAAAATGTTAGGACAGTCCTGCAAGTCCACCCATTCTAGAATGAGTAACACTGCTGTGCAATGATTTCAGTCACACACTAGAgcacttaaaataaaatcttttgcTTCTGGGACAGCTGGTCACATGAAAGAATGTAGCCCATGTGAGTTAATTTTAAGAGGCAGGAACGAACCCCAGCCCTTTGAGGGCCTCTAATGCAAACACAACATTGAGAAGCCCACATTTCACAGCGAAATGTCTGCAACCTCATACTCTGCTGCCACTCCAGCACATGATGGAGACTGGAAGTGACACTGGAGCACCGCCTCAGCGTGAGGTACTGTGGAGCACCAGGTTTTCCAGACACCCCATGTGTTCTTCCAGCCCTGTCTCTGAACCCAGGTTAATTTTTGACAGGCAAGACCCTGCCCACCCCCACTGAAGGGGGAATAAAAGCTCCCATGCTAAATCTCACCATCAACACTGCTGATTTCAAAGAATacaccaaataaaaaaacccacactgatCCTTCCTGGCACACTTTGCAGAACCTCAGCCTTTTGAGGAACTGGTTTCTCTCAGCACTGACAGGAATTTCAGGCCCCTCTGCCTCTCACACGGAGAGGTAGCAGCTGaggagtggctgcagagcactCAGCACCTGCCTGACCCCAAtgcccctggcagggacagtCCCTCAGGCAGCCCTGGGAACCCCCCATCACATCCCAGGGACAAGCTATCAGACACCCTAGGGCCAACAGCTCCCACTGTTGTCCACAAAATTGGATTTCTTAGCTGTTAACACCAACAACAAGCCAGTAATGACACATTCAAGGAAGACATTGATTATTTTATTCAGATTGTGTGAGGATGGGTGGTTGGTGGTATTCCACAATCAAGAACGCCAAGAGTCAAATCTCTTTACTATTTATACAGTTTAGCAAAAAAAGGCACTGATGTTTATTGGCTACAAGTTAAAGAGTTCTCTTATTAATTAGTGTTCTATCTTCTATTGTTTAAtaattctcttgcttttcctggTAATTAGTCTCTGTGCTCAGTCTTTCTCTTGAGTAGGTGGGTCTCCCCTTTTGCCTTTTACCCACTTGGAGCTGATTCAGCACAGTTGCTGAGTTGACTTTATCagtttcttccttatcttggGAGTTCTGCCAAATGTCCTTGCAGTCCATAAATTCTCCTTTCTTTGTGCCCACTAT belongs to Pithys albifrons albifrons isolate INPA30051 chromosome 7, PitAlb_v1, whole genome shotgun sequence and includes:
- the C7H9orf152 gene encoding uncharacterized protein C9orf152 homolog, encoding MKEVSCFCTTFSSVLEQMVKVYKYVSGIFSVTHTSEPQVSDRGEQLGKMDVSILEEQYDHIKQKQKLQPHIIVYKTGEQKSVLPESMVNAVLINKKVRRSKSFTGDVPVKEVTMETTNGANLEDDLLWHIHLGTHRLGQAPAQDVSWDLSQCKNRPWSFNNQRLISKENGTPQTKQLGGESELSALSQLGSSSMLNSSSKENGCSISSSCQKPPLKSPTSAVWTHQHISSTKCMPVCNKLNFYPFPNKKGPRISEAARKLGLYVSP